In Artemia franciscana chromosome 8, ASM3288406v1, whole genome shotgun sequence, a genomic segment contains:
- the LOC136030156 gene encoding golgin subfamily A member 7-like yields the protein MPSERQSNFTKVFIQRDYSHGTAVRFQCKYPEELEGKIEKEKFEYTINTINEMYADAEKLTCSLYCESLMACLTGYLLYLCADTYYQKCLKKVARFIVEQNEKVYVPSRLLITDPVERGLRVIEISILHEAVPVSRS from the exons ATGCCATCAGAAAGACAAtcaaattttaccaaagtctttATTCAGAGAGATTATAGCCATGGGACAGCTGTTAGATTCCAATGTAAATATCCTGAAGAACTTGAAGGAAAg aTAGAAAAGGAGAAGTTTGAATATACAATTAATACAATAAATGAGATGTATGCTGATGCAGAGAAATTAACCTGTAGTCTATACTGCGAAAGTTTAATGGCTTGCTTGACCGGCTATTTGCTGTATCTATGTGCTGATACCTACTATCAAAAG tgtCTCAAAAAGGTGGCAAGATTTATTGTTGAACAGAATGAAAAGGTGTATGTCCCAAGTCGTTTGCTGATCACTGATCCAGTTGAAAGGGGATTAAGAGTA ATAGAAATATCGATTTTACATGAAGCAGTGCCAGTATCAAGATCGTGA
- the LOC136030157 gene encoding prefoldin subunit 6-like yields MAEAVQRKFFQEVEKFKGLQKDIQKYALARQRLDGQLSETKNVKEEVDILEPETGVYKLIGPALVKQDLEEAKQNVNKRIDYINGELQRHDKIIDDLNKKMDDQREVVSKIKQQLDQFEVKATLKS; encoded by the coding sequence ATGGCAGAAGCAgttcaaagaaaattctttcAAGAGGTAGAGAAATTTAAAGGACTTCAGAAAGACATCCAGAAGTATGCCCTTGCTAGACAGAGACTTGACGGTCAGTTGAGTGAGACCAAAAATGTCAAAGAAGAAGTGGATATATTAGAACCAGAAACTGGGGTCTACAAACTCATTGGACCTGCATTAGTGAAACAGGACTTAGAGGAAGCTAAACAAAATGTGAACAAGCGGATAGACTATATTAATGGTGAATTGCAGAGGCACGACAAAATCATAGATgatctgaataaaaaaatggatgatCAGAGGGAAGTGGTtagtaaaattaaacaacaacTTGATCAATTTGAAGTCAAAGCTACACTTAAATcataa